In uncultured Bacteroides sp., the following proteins share a genomic window:
- a CDS encoding vitamin B12 dependent-methionine synthase activation domain-containing protein, with translation MVTAYKIHDLVEYIDWLYFFYAWKLGAQFGQISEIHGCDSCRAQWLTSFPEEERPKAAEAMQLYKEANRMLDELDKDFEVKVMYELFDSNSDGDNLIVGNVVIPFLRQQTRKKDNEPYLCLSDFVRPLSSGQKDTVGIFASSVDPDMEKIYENDPYKHILVQTLTDRLAEAAVEKMHEHVRKVAWGYAKDENLTIKEMLKVKYQGIRPAVGYPSIPDQSINFLLNDLIDMSRIGIRLTENGAMYPHASVSGIMISHPASSYFSIGKIGEDQLNDYARRRGMEVSEIRKFLAANL, from the coding sequence ATGGTAACAGCTTATAAAATTCACGACCTGGTAGAGTACATTGACTGGCTTTACTTTTTCTATGCATGGAAATTGGGTGCACAATTCGGGCAGATCTCAGAAATTCACGGATGTGATTCCTGCAGAGCGCAGTGGCTGACAAGCTTCCCTGAGGAAGAACGGCCAAAAGCGGCCGAGGCAATGCAACTTTATAAAGAAGCAAACCGAATGCTCGACGAGCTGGACAAGGATTTTGAGGTTAAAGTGATGTATGAGCTGTTTGATTCTAACTCTGATGGCGATAATCTGATTGTGGGAAACGTGGTAATTCCATTCCTTCGTCAGCAAACACGCAAAAAAGATAATGAGCCTTATCTGTGTCTGAGCGATTTCGTTCGCCCACTTTCTTCGGGACAGAAAGATACAGTCGGCATATTTGCTTCAAGTGTTGACCCGGATATGGAAAAAATATATGAAAACGATCCATATAAACATATTTTAGTTCAGACATTGACCGACCGTTTGGCGGAAGCTGCCGTAGAAAAAATGCACGAACATGTTCGCAAAGTAGCCTGGGGATATGCAAAAGATGAAAATCTGACCATAAAAGAGATGCTAAAGGTGAAGTATCAAGGTATCCGCCCCGCAGTGGGATATCCATCCATCCCCGATCAATCAATCAATTTCTTACTGAATGACTTGATTGATATGAGCAGAATTGGTATCCGGCTTACCGAAAACGGAGCCATGTATCCGCATGCTTCAGTTAGCGGAATCATGATTTCTCACCCGGCATCCAGCTATTTCTCAATAGGAAAAATAGGTGAAGACCAATTGAATGATTATGCCCGCAGAAGAGGCATGGAAGTTTCCGAGATAAGAAAGTTTCTGGCAGCCAATCTATAA
- the mfd gene encoding transcription-repair coupling factor, which translates to MNITELQSLYAKHPGTGAVAKLLEESSVKTIFLGGLCASSAALFLSTLVKSSKNSFVFILGDLEEAGYFYHDLTQINGSEKILFFPSSYRRAIKYGQKDAANEILRTEVLSRLQKTEEPLCVVTYPDALAEKVVSRDELTDKTLKLHVGEHVDTGFITEMLSNYGFERVDYVYEPGQYAVRGSIIDVYSFSSEYPYRIDFFGDEVESIRSFEVDTQLSKERKESIAIVPELTNGVGEEVSFLDFILEETIIATKDFLWLRERIQAVHDEALSPQALVAQEENEEGYVNLEQKLIDGSEFTVRALDFRRIEFGNKPTGTPQATVEFSCSAQPIFHKNFDLVSNSLKSYLEQNYQIYILSDSVKQTDRIRAIFEDRNDHIPFTSVDKTLHEGFIDNTLHCCFFTDHQIFDRYHKYNLKSDNARSGKVALTLKELNQYQVGDYVVHTDHGVGRFAGLIRIPTGGTTQEVMKLVYQNEDVVMVSIHSLHKVSKYKGKEGEPPRLNKLGTGAWEKLKERTKTKIKDIARDLIKLYSQRKEEKGFSFSPDSFLQHELEASFIYEDTPDQLKTTQDVKSDMEREMPMDRLVCGDVGFGKTEIAVRAAFKAAADNKQVAVLVPTTVLALQHFKTFSERLKDFPCRVDYLSRARKPAEVKAILDDLKEGKIGVLIGTHKIIGKQVKFKDIGLLIVDEEQKFGVSVKEKLRQLKVNVDTLTMTATPIPRTLQFSLMGARDLSVISTPPPNRYPIQTEVHTFNEDIIGEAINFEMSRNGQVFLVNNRIQNIYELEGMIHRLVPDARICVGHGQMEPDKLEKIILDFINYDYDILIATSIIESGIDIPNVNTIIINNAQNFGLSDLHQLRGRVGRGNKKAFCYLLAPPLSSLTTEAKRRLQAIENFSDLGSGIHIAMQDLDIRGAGNMLGAEQSGFIADLGYETYQKILTEAVNELKTDEFAELYAEELVAGEEKISGQNFVQECTVESDLELLFPDEYIPSSSERMLLYRELDSMETDEEVQNFQSRLEDRFGKIPKEGLELMRIVRLRRYAKKLGAEKVFMKAGKMTLFFVNNPESPYYQSEAFDKVISYLQKYSRNCQLREQHNRRSMIIKNIETVETAVGILSEMYVM; encoded by the coding sequence ATGAATATAACAGAATTACAGAGCCTATATGCCAAACATCCCGGAACGGGAGCGGTGGCTAAGCTGCTGGAAGAATCTTCGGTAAAGACGATTTTTCTGGGAGGCCTTTGCGCCTCTTCCGCAGCTCTTTTCTTATCCACACTCGTTAAGAGTAGCAAAAATTCGTTTGTTTTTATTTTGGGCGACCTTGAAGAAGCCGGGTATTTCTATCATGATCTTACCCAGATTAACGGGTCGGAGAAGATTTTATTCTTCCCCTCTTCTTATCGAAGAGCAATAAAGTACGGACAAAAAGATGCTGCTAATGAAATTCTTCGCACAGAAGTGCTGAGCCGTCTGCAAAAGACGGAAGAGCCTTTGTGTGTGGTGACTTATCCTGATGCGCTGGCGGAGAAAGTTGTTTCCCGTGATGAACTGACTGATAAAACATTAAAGCTGCATGTAGGCGAACATGTTGATACAGGATTTATTACGGAAATGCTATCTAATTATGGCTTTGAACGGGTGGACTATGTTTATGAGCCCGGACAATATGCTGTGCGCGGAAGTATTATCGATGTGTATTCTTTTTCTTCTGAATACCCTTACCGTATTGATTTCTTTGGAGATGAGGTTGAAAGTATCAGAAGCTTTGAAGTAGATACTCAGCTTTCCAAAGAAAGGAAAGAAAGCATTGCTATTGTGCCCGAACTGACTAATGGGGTAGGAGAAGAAGTTTCTTTTCTCGACTTTATTCTGGAGGAAACTATTATAGCAACCAAAGATTTTCTATGGTTGCGTGAACGGATTCAGGCGGTTCACGATGAAGCGCTTTCTCCACAAGCCTTGGTTGCGCAGGAAGAAAATGAGGAGGGTTACGTAAATCTGGAGCAAAAGCTGATTGACGGTTCAGAGTTTACAGTCCGCGCATTGGATTTCCGCCGGATAGAGTTTGGAAATAAACCTACCGGAACACCTCAGGCTACGGTTGAATTCAGCTGTTCTGCTCAGCCTATATTCCACAAGAATTTCGATCTGGTAAGCAATTCACTGAAGAGCTATCTGGAACAGAACTATCAGATTTATATATTGTCGGACAGTGTTAAGCAGACGGATCGTATCCGTGCTATCTTTGAAGACAGAAATGATCATATTCCTTTTACTTCTGTTGATAAAACCCTGCACGAAGGCTTTATAGATAACACGCTGCATTGTTGCTTCTTTACCGATCATCAGATTTTTGACCGTTATCATAAGTACAACTTAAAAAGTGATAATGCGAGAAGCGGAAAGGTGGCTCTCACATTAAAGGAATTGAATCAGTATCAGGTGGGCGATTATGTGGTGCATACCGACCATGGAGTAGGCCGGTTTGCCGGATTAATTCGTATTCCAACCGGAGGCACTACTCAGGAAGTGATGAAACTTGTTTATCAAAACGAGGATGTGGTGATGGTTAGTATCCACTCTTTGCATAAGGTCTCTAAATATAAAGGCAAGGAAGGCGAACCTCCTCGACTGAATAAACTGGGTACCGGTGCATGGGAGAAGTTAAAGGAACGAACCAAAACCAAGATTAAAGATATTGCCCGCGACTTGATAAAGCTTTATTCGCAACGGAAAGAGGAAAAGGGCTTCAGTTTTAGTCCCGATTCCTTCCTGCAACACGAACTTGAAGCATCATTTATCTATGAAGATACGCCCGATCAGCTGAAAACTACGCAGGATGTGAAGAGTGATATGGAGCGTGAAATGCCGATGGACCGACTTGTTTGCGGGGATGTTGGTTTTGGAAAAACGGAAATTGCGGTACGTGCAGCCTTTAAAGCGGCAGCTGATAATAAGCAAGTAGCGGTGCTGGTACCTACTACCGTTTTAGCTTTGCAGCATTTCAAAACATTTAGTGAACGATTAAAGGATTTTCCTTGCAGAGTAGATTATCTGAGTCGTGCCCGTAAGCCTGCAGAGGTGAAGGCTATTCTTGATGATCTTAAAGAAGGAAAGATTGGTGTACTGATAGGTACACACAAAATTATAGGGAAACAGGTAAAGTTTAAGGATATTGGTCTGCTAATTGTTGATGAAGAGCAGAAGTTTGGAGTATCTGTGAAAGAGAAGCTCAGACAATTGAAGGTGAATGTGGATACGTTGACTATGACAGCAACGCCTATTCCCCGAACGTTGCAGTTCTCATTGATGGGTGCCCGTGATCTTTCGGTCATTAGTACGCCTCCGCCTAACCGATACCCGATACAAACAGAAGTTCATACCTTTAATGAAGACATTATTGGTGAAGCAATTAATTTCGAGATGAGTCGTAATGGTCAGGTATTCCTGGTGAATAACCGCATTCAGAATATATACGAACTGGAAGGAATGATTCATCGTCTGGTTCCCGATGCCCGCATCTGTGTGGGACACGGACAGATGGAACCCGATAAACTGGAAAAGATTATCCTTGATTTTATAAATTACGATTATGATATATTGATTGCCACTTCAATTATTGAGAGTGGAATTGATATTCCCAATGTGAATACCATCATTATTAATAATGCACAAAACTTTGGATTGAGTGATCTTCACCAGTTGCGTGGTCGTGTAGGTCGTGGAAATAAGAAAGCATTTTGCTATTTATTGGCTCCACCGCTTAGTAGTCTCACTACTGAAGCCAAACGCCGACTGCAAGCTATCGAGAACTTTAGTGATTTGGGTAGTGGAATTCACATTGCTATGCAGGATCTTGACATTCGCGGTGCGGGAAACATGCTTGGGGCTGAGCAAAGCGGATTTATAGCCGACCTGGGATATGAAACTTATCAGAAGATTCTTACCGAAGCTGTAAATGAATTGAAGACGGATGAGTTCGCTGAACTTTATGCCGAAGAGCTTGTAGCAGGAGAAGAAAAGATTAGCGGACAAAATTTTGTGCAGGAGTGCACCGTGGAAAGCGATCTGGAATTGCTTTTCCCTGACGAATATATTCCCAGCAGCAGTGAAAGAATGCTTCTTTATCGTGAACTGGATAGTATGGAAACCGACGAGGAAGTGCAGAACTTCCAGAGTCGTCTGGAAGACCGCTTCGGCAAAATACCGAAAGAAGGACTTGAGCTGATGCGCATTGTCCGCCTCCGTCGTTATGCAAAGAAGTTAGGTGCAGAAAAGGTCTTTATGAAAGCAGGAAAAATGACTCTGTTCTTTGTCAACAACCCTGAATCACCTTACTATCAGTCAGAAGCATTTGATAAGGTAATTAGTTATCTGCAGAAATATTCCCGTAACTGTCAGCTTCGGGAACAGCATAACCGCAGAAGCATGATTATAAAAAACATTGAAACAGTAGAAACAGCGGTAGGTATTCTTAGTGAGATGTATGTAATGTAG
- the tnpB gene encoding IS66 family insertion sequence element accessory protein TnpB (TnpB, as the term is used for proteins encoded by IS66 family insertion elements, is considered an accessory protein, since TnpC, encoded by a neighboring gene, is a DDE family transposase.) has protein sequence MFALTESMSYYLCPHYVDMRKGIYSLYQLVKSDMKRNPLSGEVFLFVGKNRESIKILHWENGGFVLYQKKLERGTFEIPRFNPSSGQYEMKWTTFVLIMEGVCIRSAKYRKRFYTDLIR, from the coding sequence ATGTTTGCACTTACAGAATCCATGAGCTACTATCTCTGTCCTCACTATGTGGACATGCGAAAAGGTATCTATTCTTTGTACCAGTTGGTAAAGTCAGACATGAAACGGAACCCGCTATCGGGAGAAGTTTTTCTGTTTGTAGGTAAGAACAGAGAGTCAATCAAGATCTTGCACTGGGAGAACGGAGGTTTTGTTTTATATCAGAAGAAACTTGAAAGAGGAACTTTTGAGATACCCCGTTTTAATCCTTCCAGCGGTCAGTATGAGATGAAATGGACGACGTTCGTTCTGATAATGGAGGGCGTCTGCATCCGTTCCGCAAAATACAGAAAACGATTCTATACAGATTTAATACGTTGA
- a CDS encoding dihydroorotase, whose protein sequence is MKRTLIKSATIINEGRSFTGSVVIEGDKIAKVIEGTVVPEETYSEIIDAKGKYLIPGVIDDHVHFRDPGLTHKADIFSESRAAAAGGVTSFMDMPNTQPQTTDIETLNAKFQLGAEKSLVNYSFYFGATNSNSDLLSKLDPHRVCGVKLFMGSSTGNMLVDRRDSLLKVFGGTDLIIAAHCEDAAIIAENTRKAKEKYGDDPDMRFHSLIRNAQACYASSALAVELAEKTGARLHVLHISTGMELELFKNAPLSEKKITAEVCVPHIAFCDDMYKQLGTRIKCNPAIKTALDRSVLIDAITENRIDVVATDHAPHLLSEKEGGALRAVSGMPMIQFSLTAMLELATPETFSKEQVVQKMCHAPAELFKINNRGYIREGYQADLVIVNPNTRWTLTKEAVLSKCGWSPLENYSFSNKVERTFVNGHTVFDNGQLDESYRGQELRFR, encoded by the coding sequence ATGAAACGCACATTAATTAAAAGCGCTACCATCATTAATGAAGGACGTAGTTTTACCGGTTCTGTAGTTATTGAAGGTGATAAAATAGCCAAAGTCATTGAAGGAACAGTTGTTCCCGAAGAAACATATAGTGAAATAATCGATGCCAAAGGGAAATACCTGATCCCGGGTGTTATTGATGATCATGTGCATTTCCGTGATCCGGGACTGACACATAAAGCAGATATTTTCAGTGAAAGCCGTGCAGCAGCCGCTGGAGGTGTAACATCCTTCATGGATATGCCCAATACGCAGCCTCAGACTACGGACATTGAAACACTGAATGCTAAATTTCAGCTGGGTGCCGAGAAGAGTCTGGTTAACTACTCTTTCTATTTCGGAGCAACCAATAGTAATTCCGACCTACTTTCAAAGTTAGATCCTCATCGTGTGTGCGGAGTTAAACTGTTTATGGGCTCAAGCACAGGAAATATGCTTGTTGACCGCAGAGACAGTCTGCTGAAAGTTTTTGGTGGAACCGATCTTATTATCGCAGCACATTGCGAGGATGCTGCAATTATTGCAGAAAACACCCGCAAGGCAAAAGAAAAATACGGAGATGATCCTGATATGAGATTTCATTCTCTTATAAGAAATGCTCAGGCATGTTATGCATCTTCGGCTCTGGCAGTGGAACTTGCAGAGAAAACAGGTGCAAGGCTTCACGTTCTTCATATTTCCACCGGAATGGAACTGGAGCTATTCAAGAATGCCCCGCTCAGTGAAAAGAAAATAACCGCCGAAGTATGTGTTCCTCATATCGCATTCTGCGATGATATGTACAAACAACTTGGCACACGCATTAAGTGTAATCCGGCAATTAAGACCGCTCTTGATCGCAGCGTACTGATAGATGCCATCACAGAAAACCGCATTGACGTAGTGGCTACCGACCATGCTCCTCACCTTTTATCAGAAAAAGAAGGTGGTGCTTTGCGTGCAGTTTCAGGTATGCCAATGATTCAATTCTCACTCACTGCGATGCTTGAACTGGCTACTCCCGAAACATTCTCTAAAGAACAGGTGGTACAGAAAATGTGTCATGCTCCGGCAGAACTTTTCAAGATTAACAATCGCGGATATATTCGTGAAGGCTATCAGGCCGACCTTGTAATAGTGAATCCAAATACCAGGTGGACATTGACTAAAGAGGCTGTTCTCAGCAAATGTGGTTGGAGCCCATTGGAAAATTACTCCTTCTCAAACAAAGTGGAACGCACATTTGTTAATGGTCATACTGTTTTTGATAACGGACAATTAGATGAATCGTATCGCGGACAGGAATTAAGATTCAGATAA
- a CDS encoding sigma-70 family RNA polymerase sigma factor: protein MDETRMNKDLEQEFTACIKEYERVIYKVCYLYTTKSATLNDLYQESVLNIWRAFPNFRKECKISTWIYRITLNTCISFIRKEKNIPEIVSLTQEAEWLTEEEDSFREMLAELYRLINNLGQLDKSIILLYLEKKDYAEIGEITGLTVTNVATKLSRIKDKLRKMPHN from the coding sequence ATGGACGAAACAAGAATGAATAAGGATTTAGAGCAAGAGTTTACGGCGTGTATCAAAGAATATGAGCGCGTCATATACAAAGTTTGCTACCTATACACCACGAAATCAGCAACGTTGAATGATCTTTATCAGGAATCAGTTCTGAATATCTGGCGGGCTTTTCCTAATTTTCGGAAGGAATGCAAAATATCTACATGGATATATCGCATCACTCTGAACACTTGTATTTCGTTTATTCGTAAAGAAAAGAATATTCCTGAGATAGTTTCACTTACACAAGAAGCGGAATGGCTAACGGAAGAAGAAGACAGCTTCCGGGAAATGCTGGCGGAACTATATAGGCTCATAAATAATCTGGGACAACTCGACAAGTCTATTATTCTTCTTTATCTGGAAAAGAAAGACTATGCCGAGATTGGTGAGATTACCGGACTGACGGTTACTAATGTGGCCACAAAACTGAGCAGAATAAAGGATAAATTAAGAAAAATGCCTCACAACTAA
- a CDS encoding polyprenol monophosphomannose synthase, producing MQASDSIVIIPTYNEKENIENIIRAVFGLEKIFHILIIEDGSPDGTASIVKRLQLEFPERLFMIERAGKQGLGTAYIAGFRWAIEKKYDFVFEMDADFSHNPNDLPRLYHACTALGGDVAIGSRYVSGVNVVNWPMSRVLMSYFASKYVRFITGLPIADTTAGFKCYRREVLETIELDKIRFKGYAFQIEMKFMAYKSGFNILEVPVIFVNREVGTSKMNSGIFGEAVMGVIQLKFDSLFRKYPQKK from the coding sequence ATGCAAGCTTCCGACAGTATCGTTATAATTCCTACCTACAATGAGAAGGAAAACATTGAAAACATAATCCGCGCAGTATTCGGACTAGAAAAAATATTTCATATTTTGATCATTGAAGATGGATCACCGGACGGCACTGCCTCTATTGTTAAACGCCTGCAGCTTGAGTTTCCTGAGCGTTTGTTTATGATTGAACGGGCAGGAAAACAAGGATTGGGAACTGCATATATTGCCGGTTTCCGCTGGGCAATTGAAAAGAAATACGATTTTGTCTTTGAAATGGATGCCGATTTTTCTCACAACCCAAATGATTTACCCCGACTTTATCATGCATGTACAGCATTAGGTGGCGATGTAGCTATTGGTTCCCGCTATGTGAGTGGAGTAAATGTGGTGAACTGGCCTATGAGCCGCGTGCTTATGTCTTACTTCGCCTCTAAATATGTTCGTTTTATAACAGGTTTGCCTATTGCAGATACCACTGCAGGATTCAAATGCTACCGCCGGGAAGTATTGGAAACTATTGAATTGGACAAGATCCGATTCAAAGGATATGCTTTCCAGATTGAGATGAAATTCATGGCCTACAAGTCTGGCTTTAATATATTAGAAGTTCCTGTAATCTTTGTAAACCGTGAAGTAGGAACATCCAAAATGAATAGTGGAATATTCGGTGAAGCAGTTATGGGAGTTATTCAGCTAAAATTTGACAGTCTTTTCCGTAAATACCCACAAAAGAAATGA
- a CDS encoding IS66 family transposase, whose amino-acid sequence MNYKRIVELLEDQLRLSSEREKALLEQNRQQSALLQQQSAQIERLSVQTAILTDTVRSLEESLLQKKGNIQVLTGKNRGLGKLLSNKSEKIVPQIKEEDKVEEKPRPSLKERGNNNAKRKEYFDLKTIIDEVYPNDPGFDKEKSKIISYVDSIRYEYIPPQFVKHIYRLYNCLFNEKMYTAKAPRTPLQNSNYDGSFMAGILQLRYIYSMPVERIIKLFGEQGFELNKATAHSLIKKSAWMLDRLDEVLRKTILEDSYLCMDESYYTVLTPEKNEKGKGVRKGYIWAALANQKKLIQYFYEKGSRSREVLTNYIGEEYKGAIQSDGLIDYKILETDEYPHIIRLSCFQHCKRKFLDIEADKDATQIIDVINKLYRKEHKIGKHWKPDRILEYRKKYAPPILKELKRKLLKIQSNPSMLPKSPLSKAINYTLNEYDALCNYIDRPEYALDNNAIERYMRYISLSRKNSLFCGSHDGAKRTALLYSLACSCRLNGINTFEYFTDILNRMAYINPNASDEVYQKLLPNSWTKE is encoded by the coding sequence ATGAATTACAAACGGATTGTTGAACTATTAGAAGATCAGCTCAGACTTTCTTCCGAAAGAGAAAAGGCTCTGCTGGAGCAAAATAGGCAGCAGTCTGCACTACTTCAGCAGCAGTCTGCGCAGATAGAAAGGCTATCTGTACAGACTGCTATTCTAACCGATACGGTCCGTTCACTGGAAGAATCCCTTCTTCAGAAGAAAGGCAACATACAAGTGCTGACCGGTAAGAACCGGGGACTGGGCAAACTCTTGTCCAACAAATCAGAAAAGATAGTTCCTCAAATCAAAGAGGAGGATAAAGTGGAAGAAAAGCCTCGTCCATCACTGAAAGAACGTGGTAACAACAACGCCAAACGTAAAGAGTATTTTGATCTGAAAACCATTATTGATGAGGTTTACCCCAATGATCCCGGCTTTGATAAGGAAAAATCCAAAATCATTAGTTATGTGGACTCTATCCGGTATGAATACATCCCACCTCAGTTTGTCAAACACATCTACCGACTGTACAACTGTTTGTTTAATGAGAAGATGTATACCGCAAAAGCGCCAAGAACTCCGCTGCAGAACTCTAACTACGACGGTTCTTTCATGGCTGGAATACTACAACTCAGATACATCTACTCCATGCCCGTTGAACGAATCATCAAATTGTTTGGCGAGCAGGGATTTGAATTGAACAAAGCTACAGCTCACTCCCTGATTAAGAAATCCGCCTGGATGCTGGATCGTTTGGATGAAGTCTTAAGAAAAACGATTCTTGAGGACAGTTACCTTTGTATGGATGAAAGCTACTATACCGTACTGACTCCAGAGAAAAACGAAAAAGGGAAAGGTGTTCGCAAAGGCTATATATGGGCAGCTCTTGCAAATCAAAAGAAACTCATACAATACTTTTATGAAAAGGGTTCCCGCTCACGTGAAGTTCTGACCAATTATATCGGGGAAGAGTACAAAGGAGCCATCCAATCGGACGGACTTATAGATTATAAAATCCTTGAGACTGATGAATATCCCCATATAATAAGACTTTCCTGCTTTCAACACTGCAAGCGTAAGTTCCTGGATATTGAAGCAGATAAGGATGCCACTCAAATAATAGATGTTATCAATAAGCTTTATAGGAAAGAGCATAAAATCGGGAAGCATTGGAAACCCGACAGGATATTAGAATACAGAAAAAAGTATGCCCCACCCATATTAAAGGAACTCAAAAGAAAACTCTTAAAAATACAATCCAATCCTTCCATGCTTCCAAAGAGCCCACTCTCGAAGGCGATTAATTATACCCTGAACGAGTATGACGCATTGTGCAATTATATAGACAGACCAGAATATGCCCTTGATAATAATGCCATAGAACGATACATGCGGTACATAAGCTTAAGCAGGAAGAACTCTCTGTTTTGCGGAAGCCACGACGGAGCAAAGAGAACAGCGCTGCTTTACTCACTGGCTTGCTCATGCAGGCTAAATGGAATAAACACGTTCGAATACTTTACGGATATATTAAACCGGATGGCTTATATCAATCCCAATGCATCCGATGAAGTTTATCAGAAACTACTTCCGAATTCCTGGACAAAAGAATAA